The Bacillota bacterium sequence ATAGCGGGTCAGAGCGGTGCCGAGGTGTCCGGCACCTACTACAATAACTGTGGTTAAATTATTCAAACCGCTAACTTTCAGGATACATTGTCTTAACGAATCTGTATAGTAACCCCTTCCCCGGGTTCCGAATGCGCCAAAATGAGATAGATCTTTTCTGATCAGCTCGGCAGTAAAACCGGTTTCTTTACTTAAACTTTCCGAATTAACCAGTTCAATGCCTTTTTCAATCAAACTGTCCAGCACTCTCAAGTAAACCGAAAGTCGTTTGATCGCTAATTCTGGGTCTTTTCTACCTTGAACCATCATAATTCCACCGCCAATTTTTTACGCGAACTGCTGGTTTGGTCGTCTGGAAATAGTATTTTTCAGTTGACAAATTACACGTGGCTGGAGTAATCAACCTGAGCAGACAGCACCGGATCAATTGGATAGCCCAAAGCTTCAGCAAGTTCAATGAGTGTATCTGAATTGTTTTTCCCGGAAAGCGGAGCATAGGCCGGTTTTAATTCACAAATCCTGCCTTCACAGTTAAGCACTGTTCCGGCAGTTTCAAGGTACGTAGCCAGCGGAAATACTACATTGGCATTCTGTAAGTTTGGATGATTATGCGCTGCAATAGATACCGTAAAAAGTTCCGGATCAGCAAGCTTTAGCTCAGCTGCTGAAGTGTCTCCGATCAAAAGCAACCCTTTGTAAGGCTTCAACTGCTCTGCAGCGAGTTTCTGATCACAGGTTTTATATCCGAATTGTGTATTCCCACTGGCAAGGCCCTTTGCAAAACCAAGTTTAATCAAACCCCTGGTATTACCACCCCTGTAGAGGGTAACAATCCCGGAGCTCTCTTTTTTGCCGCTCAGGCTGAGTATCTCGTTTAAAAGCCCGTATTCTTCACTACTGATAAAATCCCCATCAACAACCAGAACCGGCTTTCTTGCAGAACGCAGCAGCCCGGCTATTTCGACCAGAACTGCCGGGTTATCACTGATAGCCTGTGGTAAGGACGCAAGCGCTTCATTTATTTCGGAACTGTTGATCGAAAGCTCATCTTCTATTCCGGCGCAGTAGGAAAGTAACGCTCTCAAGATAACAGTTAATTTACCGGGACTGACTAGCACGGAAAAGGCAGAATTATTAACAAGCCGATTTCCTGCAGTGCCGATAAAAGCAAGTTTCGCCTCATCCGCCAGCGCTTTACGTATCTTTTGAGCTATAATTGGATAATCTTCAGGTAAATCGGTATCTATAGCCAAGATGAAATCACTTTCAGCAATCTCTTTATAGAATAATTGTCTGCCATTTTTTTCTGCTACTTCAGAAGGAAACCCGGTAGCATAAATATTCCCTGTTCCCAGTATTTCTTCGGCCAGCTTATGCGCAAGAACCATCTCTTCGTTGCATAGGGATGCAGATAAGACAACAGCCAGACTGTTTGCACCGTATTGATTTTTTACCCGAAGCAACCCGGAAGCTGCAGTTTTAAACGCTTCCGCCCAACTCGCCTCAGCGAGTTGGCCGTTATTCCGGACGAACGGTTTAGTGATCCTTTTATAATCCTGTGCAAATAGAGCTTCATATCTTCCCCTGCTGCAAAGATTGCCATCGTTAATATCCTGACGCAAAGGTGAATTTATTTCCGTGACCTGATCCGCCACTACATCAAGTTCAATGCTGCAGCCGATCCCGCAAAGTGTACAGGTGCTCTCAACAAGCCGTTCAGAGAGCCAGGGACCGGGCTTACTATATAAACCTTTTGCCGTAAGAGCTCCCGTAGGGCAGGCGGATACACATTGCCCGCAGGATTCACAGGTTGTTTCATTCAATGGCAGCTGCAAAGACGGGCTGACCACGGTATCATATCCGCGGTTTACCAGGCAAAGAGCGTTGGCTCCCTGAACTTCATTACAGATACGCACACAGCTGGCACAAAGTATGCACTTGTTGGGATCCTGGATTATGTAAGGATGATCCCGCTTAATCGGGTAGCGCTTATTTTCGACTCCCAACCGCACGGTATCGATCTCCAGCTCTGTAGCCAGCCGACGCAAGGAGCATTTGAAAACATCCTGACAGCCGCAGGAAAGGCAGCGTTTTGTTTCTTTAACAACATCTTCATCGGTTAACCCCTGGTTAAACTCTATAAAGTTTTGCCTGCGCTTTTCCGGAGATAGATGGTGTACCGGCAAACGGGCTTCTTTTGGATACTCGGAAAAATCAGCAGGATCAAGTTGGTCTAACCGGCCCCTCGAGCAATTAAAGCTTTCCGGCCCGGAATTAACTTCAATACCGTTAAGGTAACGATCTATTGCCACTGCCGACTTCCTGGCTGCACCTACTGCTTCAACAACGGTTGCCGGACCGGTCACTGCGTCACCGGCGGCAAATACTTTTTCGACTGCTGTTTGACCTGTATCGGGGCAAGCTGCCAGGGTTTTGCCTTTGAGTTCAAGATTGCATAAGCAAGCATTTTCACTGTCCAGGGTCTGGCCGATAGCCATAATCACATTATCGGCCTCCAGTGTAAATTCAGAGCCTTCAATCACCAGTGGACGGCAGCGACCGCTTTCGTCAGGTTCACCAAGCTCCATTTGCACACATTCCACACCCTGGACACCGTCAGAACCTAAAACAGATACCGGGTTTGTCAGAAAGTCAAAGATAATTCCTTCCTCTTCTGCTTCTTCAATTTCAACCAGGGCAGCAGGCATTTCATTACGACTGCGTCGGTAAATTACATGGACCTCTTCTGCTCCCAGACGCAGAGCAGTCCGGGCAGCATCCATTGCGGTATTTCCACCGCCAACTACCGCTACTTTTTTACCCAGGGCCGCGGGATTACCCTCGGCCACACTGCGCAGAAAATCAATGCCTTTAAGGATACCCGGCTTATCTTCACCTTCCAGGTTCATGCCCTGTGCTGATTGGCATCCCAGACCAAGAAAAATCGCATCGTACTGTTGGACCAATTCATCAATGGTGAAATCTTTTCCAAGCACTTCTCCCAGACGAACCTCACGGCAGAGATCGGCGATCAGGTTAATCTCTTTGTCGAGCAACGCTTTAGGCAAACGGTATTCGGGTATGCCAAAACGCATCATTCCACCCAACCTTGAGCTGCCCTCAAACAGGGTAACCTGGTGACCTTTCAAAGCCAGGTAGTAGGCAGCGGTCAAACCGGCCGGTCCACCACCGACCACCGCTACTTTTTTACCACTGTCAGCAGCAACGCTTGGTCTGTAGGAGTCGATCATTTCCAGGTCGAAATCTCCTGCAAACCTTTTTAGATCACATATATTAACCGGTTCGTCAACCAGGTTGCGCCTGCACTCAGCTTCACAGAAACGCGGACAAACCCGACCACATATTGAAGGCAGGGGCATTTTTTCTTTTATCAAATCAGCCGCTTTT is a genomic window containing:
- a CDS encoding FAD-dependent oxidoreductase, which codes for MPKVEISINGKKIKADKGSNLLETALQNGIDIPHLCYDPRIKPFGSCRLCFVDTGGPRGPVAACGTVVEEGMNVITNNEQLDEMRRTALELLLSEHCGDCIAPCQQACPAHIDIQGYIALLDRKENKKAADLIKEKMPLPSICGRVCPRFCEAECRRNLVDEPVNICDLKRFAGDFDLEMIDSYRPSVAADSGKKVAVVGGGPAGLTAAYYLALKGHQVTLFEGSSRLGGMMRFGIPEYRLPKALLDKEINLIADLCREVRLGEVLGKDFTIDELVQQYDAIFLGLGCQSAQGMNLEGEDKPGILKGIDFLRSVAEGNPAALGKKVAVVGGGNTAMDAARTALRLGAEEVHVIYRRSRNEMPAALVEIEEAEEEGIIFDFLTNPVSVLGSDGVQGVECVQMELGEPDESGRCRPLVIEGSEFTLEADNVIMAIGQTLDSENACLCNLELKGKTLAACPDTGQTAVEKVFAAGDAVTGPATVVEAVGAARKSAVAIDRYLNGIEVNSGPESFNCSRGRLDQLDPADFSEYPKEARLPVHHLSPEKRRQNFIEFNQGLTDEDVVKETKRCLSCGCQDVFKCSLRRLATELEIDTVRLGVENKRYPIKRDHPYIIQDPNKCILCASCVRICNEVQGANALCLVNRGYDTVVSPSLQLPLNETTCESCGQCVSACPTGALTAKGLYSKPGPWLSERLVESTCTLCGIGCSIELDVVADQVTEINSPLRQDINDGNLCSRGRYEALFAQDYKRITKPFVRNNGQLAEASWAEAFKTAASGLLRVKNQYGANSLAVVLSASLCNEEMVLAHKLAEEILGTGNIYATGFPSEVAEKNGRQLFYKEIAESDFILAIDTDLPEDYPIIAQKIRKALADEAKLAFIGTAGNRLVNNSAFSVLVSPGKLTVILRALLSYCAGIEDELSINSSEINEALASLPQAISDNPAVLVEIAGLLRSARKPVLVVDGDFISSEEYGLLNEILSLSGKKESSGIVTLYRGGNTRGLIKLGFAKGLASGNTQFGYKTCDQKLAAEQLKPYKGLLLIGDTSAAELKLADPELFTVSIAAHNHPNLQNANVVFPLATYLETAGTVLNCEGRICELKPAYAPLSGKNNSDTLIELAEALGYPIDPVLSAQVDYSSHV